ACATTATGATTacagattgaataaatcaaatgaaaaaaaaaaaaaaaaaaaacttatctcTTGAATTCCAAACCCTAACCTTAAATCCTAAATCAGAGTTAAGACTATATTATTCTAGTTATATTGGGCTGTAATATCACTCAAATATCAAGTCACTTAGATAATAAGTTACTCGAGAATCAAGTGATTTAATTGACAAGTAATTGATACTTACACTAATCTTTACAAAAGCAACCCAATCTCTCTTCATATTACGCAAGGTGGACTTGTCAGCTTTCAGCCTAGAGAGCATGGGAAATTAAATTTGAGGAGTATTTTGTTCtactccacttgaaatttggttttcttttatGGTGGATAAGTAGAGGGAAAAACCCTACAAAATAGCAATTCATCTCTATTTTGGAAAAGAAGTTACATGAAACAAGTTCACAGTTATTGTGACATTTTGGGCCATTTTTATAAGGTTATATTGAAAGAGTCTTACACATGACCTTGTATTAGTGGTTTGAGACTCGTTGATGATGATAAACATGTTCCTTATAACTCTCTTCGTCCTATTTTAGATAGATATTACCGTATTATTGGAATTATATCATCATTTGAGTGTCTCACTGATCACGTAAGCGAATATATTCCCAATCACACCCAAAATGTCCCCGCTTGTATAcgtttaacaaaagaaaattgagataTAGGTATCCAGAGAAAATGATCATTAGAAAACAGGGCAAAAGCAAAGCCCAAATGGGAAACAACCATAAAGGTAAACATTGCACTCAAAATCTTATCATTTTTCAAAGAATCAAAGCAGCCAAATTATGCATGTCAGTTGCAAAGGGACAACTTATATATCTCACAGCTTTACAGCAAATTTATATCGGATTTCCGAAAGCCTAACGCAAGGCTTACGCCTCAATGCCTCAAGATTTGTGAGACATTGAACGCCTTGCTTTACGCCTTCACCCTTATAAACACCGGTTGTGAGTCCTGTGATTCCTTGTTACAACTTTCTACGTTTACAAGTAATCTGCTGTATTGTCCTTTTGAATACATCTAACCTTTCACATCTGAATAATATAACGAAACAAGCAGTTAATTTGCTTTCCTGGACCCTTCAAGACAAAATAATTTCAGTCAACATACAATTTTGTATACGAGCAAGTATGCAGTGAAACTGTCGCCACTGTCCCTATTGATATTGCTTACTCCGAGTGAGGGAGGTAGAAATTGTACAATTTTTCGGTTAGTCATGGATTTTAAAAGGAACGAAAGAGTATGCGCTTGCAGAGCTTCTAGGTTGGTTCCCATCAACAAAGAAGGCTGTAAGAAGGCATGTCTTCAATCCGCAAAACATCATCCATTAGCAGCTCCCTCTCCAGTTGAGCTCGCGTCGATTTCAAAACATCCTGCAACACattcaaattgaatcaaaacccTATGAAGTTTGAACTCCAACATATGTAGCCCTGCATGATACGTATATGTATAATCTTGGGGAGTATGAATGGTATGCAGATCGAGGATATTCTCACATTGAACTCCATGTATGTAGCATTTCTCTCAAGCCACTGTTTGTCCATAACCATGAATGCAACGCAGTACAGCAAGTCGAAGGTCCATTCATTTTCTGCAGTAACATTAGAGAATGACAAGGTCTCTGTTAGGCAACCATCAACCTTTTTTGGTGCTGTTGTGCAGTAAGATTTAAACTCGGATGTTATCTTACCTAACAACATTTGTAAGAAAACAGTTCTTATGAAAGTCCTGGGTTTTCCTGCCACATAAACAAGCATGAGTTATCTGTCCAAAGCTTGCGCTAGAGAAATCGAAAATGTGTCATTTGAAAAACTGACAACATTTTATATCCTAAGTTCGAAACTTGGAACAAAAGGAGCTCCTTTGACACTTACTGGCTTCAAGGTCAAGCATTTGCATGATCATAAACGTGATGTTGACACCAGCAACAGCGAAAGGATATTCCCAAGCAGCTCGCTTTCCTCTCTGCTTTTTCAATAGACACTGGAAAGATGCCTGcaacaacataaataaacatatttAGACAGCATAAGTTAACATGGTTGGAACATTAAGTATATACCAGTCGAGCGCATAGCCCTTCAATATACAATCATAACACATGCATATCAAGCTCCGTAGTTTTTTGTTATGTTGGGAGTATGCGAAACCTATTTCTTGATGTTTCAAACTTTCTAGTTACATATCGAGGTTGGAATCTTACCGAAAATGTCTTTGCAAAGAACAGCAGGTTCTCCAAAGAAATGAATCCAGCTCCTCTGTCAGGTAATCCAAGCTAAGCAAGTAAGAGAATGACAACACAAATTGACAGAAGAAATTAACCCGAAAGTTGCAGAACAATAGACAAATAAATGTAAACAAAACCTGAAATCGGTAGACGGATCTCTTCCTTGCCATCCCATCTCCTTCCATTGATCAGATATCAAACCATTAAGCTCTTGTCCAGGAAATGTAGCGTACCATAAAGCTCTCAGCGCTTCCTGTCCTCATCAAATTTTCTTAACCACTAAgttcaagaaaaaaatacaaacaattACCAAAGAAAACATTTGACTGTATAATTGAACCTTAACTCATGCCATTTTTAAAGTTGACATTCGTGTCCCATCTGTATCATGTGTCCATGGAGTCATGGACATTAAGTTGTGATgctaaaactcaaatttctgcCTACGTATAAAAAGGTCGGGAACATATATACATCTCGAAATGAAAATTTCACCTGGTGATCCGGCCTAGTAGCATCAAAGTAAACCTTCATTCTTTGCTTCAACCGCCCCATTCTTTCTTCCTGCAAGTTTTCgaacaaatttgtaaaatagaGTGAAGGAGTAAAATGATAGATCATCATGGCAAGAactaaagaaacagaaaaacaaactCAACTTCATACTCTACTCAGTTACCAAAAACATGATTCTAATTGGCAATCCGGCATTCTCTCTGTCTTTGTCATCAGCTCTTAACGAATGATTGGTGGTTTAATTAACTTAAATACTTACATGAAGGGGTGTCAAGTTCATACAAATCCGCTGATAATTTCCCTTTCGCTTGAAGCAAACGCAAGTGAGACCCTTACCGATCCATTTAGGCGAACCACAAGCTTCATCATCTGcatacaacaaaaaaaaccaagagAATTCCCCGATGAAAGCAGTGTACTAATGGAACATGATCGATTACACAACGTCGTTAATTTCTGCCAGAAACACAAACAAAGTACAGCAGACAAAATCTTAGCAACCTGGAGGCAGTAGCACACGATCCACAAGAAAGCATTTCATAACGGCAAATGTTGCAGTGGATTTCCACAGATTTTTGCTTCTTCCGAATTAATTTCCAAACAATCAAGATCATCGTAATATAGCCAAACACCATTATTGTGTCATGATTGAATCAAACAGAAAAGAACGCGGAGATTTTTTGAAATCCTTATCATCCAAACACCCCCATCTACCAAGTTTGAGTCAATCTGACACTCcaaattataataatatttgTCTCTGGATGCATTTCTTTTATGTATGTGCAGTGTCATGTAGTGAAGTAGACAGTTTATGTAGTGAATTGACGAGACATATTCGATAAGACTGTCGGAATAAACAAACTTTAATACAAGAGCAATGGTAAGGGGTCCTGTTAAAGTGTGACTCATTATAAATTCTCTGTTATCTTACATTCTAACGTAAACTCACGtgttatattataaaatattgtgcaaaaaatatgagatgCACTTTTGAGCGcatttccttagcatttctcttcatGCAGAATCTAAATACTCACAACCTATAAGATTGATGAAACTACTAATATCTCATATTTTTGCGAAAGATGCCTCGAGCGCTTGTACTAAGTTTGTATTCTATATTCGGAGTGTGTACTGTTGTGTTAAACCCGACAAACCTACTATCACGCGCCGCTCTGCGACATTAAACAGCATCCTACCACGTGGGAGACATACGCTGGCCATGTGAGAGTACTTGATCCAATATGGTCGGAATGCGTATCGTATATGGACCTTGGATTCTTTTTCTACATATGTCGTAAGACTATTCTATATTGGCATGTATAGTACGCATATACATTACTTGCCAGAAAATACTAGATAAGAATCAGATACATGTCAATCACGACTCATAATTAGGCACGTAAGTAATTCTTAATTAGATATTTCCATACATATATCAAACTGTGATTTGCTACTTATCTTTTTGGTGCACAGAACAAGAAAACACATTGCTAAATTAATGAACAATTTTTCTGggaaatgaatcaaatttaGCAGCAGATATATTGAAGAAGTTTAAGTAAGGGTGCTAGAAAAAAGATAGATAACAACCTGGAGAAATGGAAGCAGACGTGTGTGTGGGAGGAGCGCAGCGGGAGATGgtagaggatgaggaggaattagggggaggagagagagtttGAGGACTACTGGTACTCCTAACCACTCTCATCATCTCGATCTTCGGAGATTCCAATCCGAAGCCAGTTTTAATTAGGTAAtctttatatatagagagagtAGGAGAAGGACGGTCAAAGACTCAAAAGTCCAAGTTGAGTGAAACCACATGGCAGGCTGTCCAATTAGGTTAAAAGGACTGACAAAAATTACACTACAAAAAGCGGTGGAATCTGAGAAGCCCTCGATGACAAATGTTATATACAGTCGGATGGTTGTTGCCCACTTGCCAACAAGAAGAATCTAGATCAtcgataatttttttattatgatcGAAACACGGTTGATAcaatatgtatttttatataggtggtggaaaattttattttttagattattaaatttttaacacacatatccacCATTTATAGAGTGACATATGATGTACCACATCGTGTTCCGATCACATCAAAAAATCTCTCTAGATTGTCATCCATGCGAGCTTCAACACTTGGATATAAAaaagtaaattgtaacaatggtcccttaactttaactcaattggagcaatggtcttcaattaaaaatctattaccattggtcccttaactcatcaaaacgtacaactatggtctctcaactaaaaatctattaccattggtccctcaactttaacccaattgtagaaacggtccttcaactttaacacAATTCTatcaatggtcattccaacataatctgacgaagttgacaaaaatgaccataactacacgttttgatgagttgagggaccctaATTGTAATAATGGTCCTTttaacataacttattttgacaaaattttaatgaagttgacgaaaaggatcatagctacacattttgatgagttaagagaccaatggtaacatatttttagttagaggaccattgctcaatttgattaaagttgagaggtCATTTCTACAATTTACTAGATATAAAAACTACAACTATTTATAAGACTAGTTTGgtaattttgtgtttaaaaaaaaaaaaactgattttgctgttttgtgaaaatatgtgagtgtttggtaatttaattttattattatttttttttgtaaaagtgcttttaacaaaaaaataaataatatctcAATGTTTAGTAAACTTATATATAAATCGATGTCAATatgttaaatgattaaaaagaaTAAGGTATTGAACGTAATAcaataattccaaagagaataATGAAGGGATAAAAATTGTGATTTTGCAAAATATGCAGAAGTATACTTATCAttataaattttcattaaatacgaaaaaaaacgtttttttaGAAGTATATGTGGTACACCTGGCTTCTGCTATTCTATTGACATTGATAGCAGTTTTAAGAAaaagctttatttatttatttttttaccaaacacatttggtgttacaatttttttaataaattgtttttttttagaagcatcaCAACCTCAAACCATCCCATAATCAGTAATAATTTTGGCACGACACGATTATGCGACTTAAAAGTGATAAAAATTAAATGAGTTCGAGTTGTTCATAATCGTAGTCTAGTAATAATCGTGTCGGTTGATTCAACACGATTAATAAACAGTTTGTATTTCGAGTCAACCcacattttaatatattttaaaaaaattgtcgaTCCTTGTAAATAAGCTTGTAACTAAACAACTAATTGactata
This Pyrus communis chromosome 6, drPyrComm1.1, whole genome shotgun sequence DNA region includes the following protein-coding sequences:
- the LOC137737788 gene encoding uncharacterized protein, yielding MMRVVRSTSSPQTLSPPPNSSSSSTISRCAPPTHTSASISPDDEACGSPKWIGKGLTCVCFKRKGNYQRICMNLTPLHEERMGRLKQRMKVYFDATRPDHQEALRALWYATFPGQELNGLISDQWKEMGWQGRDPSTDFRGAGFISLENLLFFAKTFSASFQCLLKKQRGKRAAWEYPFAVAGVNITFMIMQMLDLEARKPRTFIRTVFLQMLLENEWTFDLLYCVAFMVMDKQWLERNATYMEFNDVLKSTRAQLERELLMDDVLRIEDMPSYSLLC